One Plectropomus leopardus isolate mb chromosome 1, YSFRI_Pleo_2.0, whole genome shotgun sequence DNA segment encodes these proteins:
- the dut gene encoding deoxyuridine 5'-triphosphate nucleotidohydrolase, mitochondrial isoform X3, with protein sequence MQVTDASAISPSKRARTETKPAEERVVLRFAKLTEHATTPTRGSSKAAGYDLYSAYDYTIDSMDKAVVKTDIQIAVPHGCYGRVAPRSGLAAKHFIDVGAGVVDEDYRGNVGVVLFNFGKDTFYVKKGDRVAQLVCERICYPELEEQKTLDETERGDGGFGSTGLN encoded by the exons ATGC AAGTTACAGACGCATCTGCAATCTCTCCATCAAAAAGAGCAAGGACAGAGACAAAGCCTGCAGAGGAAAGAGTTGTCCTCAGGTTTGCAAAGCTCACTGAGCATGCCACGACACCGACCCGAGGCTCGTCTAAAGCAGCGGGATATGATCTGTACAG TGCATATGATTACACCATTGACTCTATGGATAAAGCCGTTGTGAAGACAGACATCCAGATCGCAGTTCCGCATGGCTGCTATGGGAGAGTCG CACCAAGATCTGGACTGGCAGCAAAGCACTTTATTGACGTCGGTG CTGGGGTTGTAGATGAAGACTATAGAGGAAATGTTGGAGTTGTGCTCTTCAACTTTGGCAAGGACACATTTTATG TGAAAAAGGGCGACAGAGTTGCTCAGCTGGTGTGTGAGAGGATCTGCTACCCAGAGCTGGAGGAGCAAAAG ACTCTTGATGAGACGGAGCGTGGAGACGGAGGGTTTGGATCGACTGGACTCAACTGA
- the dut gene encoding deoxyuridine 5'-triphosphate nucleotidohydrolase, mitochondrial isoform X2, which translates to MPVLEVTDASAISPSKRARTETKPAEERVVLRFAKLTEHATTPTRGSSKAAGYDLYSAYDYTIDSMDKAVVKTDIQIAVPHGCYGRVAPRSGLAAKHFIDVGAGVVDEDYRGNVGVVLFNFGKDTFYVKKGDRVAQLVCERICYPELEEQKTLDETERGDGGFGSTGLN; encoded by the exons ATGCCTGTCCTAGAAGTTACAGACGCATCTGCAATCTCTCCATCAAAAAGAGCAAGGACAGAGACAAAGCCTGCAGAGGAAAGAGTTGTCCTCAGGTTTGCAAAGCTCACTGAGCATGCCACGACACCGACCCGAGGCTCGTCTAAAGCAGCGGGATATGATCTGTACAG TGCATATGATTACACCATTGACTCTATGGATAAAGCCGTTGTGAAGACAGACATCCAGATCGCAGTTCCGCATGGCTGCTATGGGAGAGTCG CACCAAGATCTGGACTGGCAGCAAAGCACTTTATTGACGTCGGTG CTGGGGTTGTAGATGAAGACTATAGAGGAAATGTTGGAGTTGTGCTCTTCAACTTTGGCAAGGACACATTTTATG TGAAAAAGGGCGACAGAGTTGCTCAGCTGGTGTGTGAGAGGATCTGCTACCCAGAGCTGGAGGAGCAAAAG ACTCTTGATGAGACGGAGCGTGGAGACGGAGGGTTTGGATCGACTGGACTCAACTGA
- the dut gene encoding deoxyuridine 5'-triphosphate nucleotidohydrolase, mitochondrial isoform X1, whose amino-acid sequence MTPTLLRLTDLHLKCFAIFYAAPRVLGRAIHNQTLFLNKEVTDASAISPSKRARTETKPAEERVVLRFAKLTEHATTPTRGSSKAAGYDLYSAYDYTIDSMDKAVVKTDIQIAVPHGCYGRVAPRSGLAAKHFIDVGAGVVDEDYRGNVGVVLFNFGKDTFYVKKGDRVAQLVCERICYPELEEQKTLDETERGDGGFGSTGLN is encoded by the exons ATGACACCAACGTTGCTAAGGCTAACGGATCTACACCTGAAATGTTTTGCGATTTTTTACGCTGCTCCACGTGTTTTAGGAAGGGCAATTCATAATCAGACGCTCTTTCTAAACAAAG AAGTTACAGACGCATCTGCAATCTCTCCATCAAAAAGAGCAAGGACAGAGACAAAGCCTGCAGAGGAAAGAGTTGTCCTCAGGTTTGCAAAGCTCACTGAGCATGCCACGACACCGACCCGAGGCTCGTCTAAAGCAGCGGGATATGATCTGTACAG TGCATATGATTACACCATTGACTCTATGGATAAAGCCGTTGTGAAGACAGACATCCAGATCGCAGTTCCGCATGGCTGCTATGGGAGAGTCG CACCAAGATCTGGACTGGCAGCAAAGCACTTTATTGACGTCGGTG CTGGGGTTGTAGATGAAGACTATAGAGGAAATGTTGGAGTTGTGCTCTTCAACTTTGGCAAGGACACATTTTATG TGAAAAAGGGCGACAGAGTTGCTCAGCTGGTGTGTGAGAGGATCTGCTACCCAGAGCTGGAGGAGCAAAAG ACTCTTGATGAGACGGAGCGTGGAGACGGAGGGTTTGGATCGACTGGACTCAACTGA